One Lentibacillus cibarius DNA window includes the following coding sequences:
- a CDS encoding magnesium transporter MgtE N-terminal domain-containing protein, with protein MASKNIDQKKKSNPLLWFLFAIVLPFITVAIIAVIAFTIAGVDVAGWAKQTGSNIPGVSKMIDMDQEQREQHGNEELQEEVANKEDEVKALNRQIADLKSTIDEMEQKMEKLKNKNKTLSEKEKSTSRTDYIQAISSSFTDMDNERAAQILQNMEQPLAITILENLSSDVRGEILEAMAPDTAADITQQFMNRP; from the coding sequence ATGGCCTCGAAAAATATTGACCAAAAAAAGAAAAGCAACCCGCTCCTATGGTTTCTATTTGCTATTGTCCTCCCATTCATCACGGTTGCAATCATAGCCGTTATTGCTTTCACGATAGCCGGCGTCGATGTAGCCGGATGGGCGAAACAGACCGGGAGCAATATCCCGGGTGTATCTAAAATGATTGACATGGATCAAGAACAGCGTGAACAACATGGGAATGAAGAACTGCAAGAGGAGGTTGCTAATAAAGAGGATGAAGTAAAAGCATTGAACAGACAGATTGCTGATTTGAAATCTACTATTGATGAGATGGAGCAAAAAATGGAAAAACTTAAAAATAAAAATAAGACATTGAGCGAAAAAGAAAAATCAACTTCCCGGACTGATTACATACAAGCCATTTCATCTTCATTTACGGATATGGATAACGAACGAGCTGCACAGATTCTGCAGAATATGGAACAGCCGCTGGCGATAACTATTCTGGAAAATTTATCAAGCGACGTGCGTGGTGAAATACTGGAGGCAATGGCACCGGATACCGCTGCGGATATAACACAGCAATTTATGAATCGTCCATAG